The sequence TTCAAGtattatttaaaacactttttgtctctctataaaatgttatttatttaaatcactttttgaaagataaaaaattatgtattttaaaattaaagagactaaaaacagataaaattttgaaagaGGACTAAAATCGAACATTACATTCTAAAGATACCAAAGACGTACTTTAccctttattaaataataattataattttaaataacttatatAATAGTATATAGTTCTTATATGTTTCCTTCTACAATGATGTGTAGTGGTGAATCCTAGTCGTTGATTATTGCCAAAATTTGAATCTAAAAGTGAGCACGAGTAAAGATGCCAACCCTAATTGTTGATGATAAAATCAATGATTGATATTTCAATACATCAACGATTTGTTATGCAAGTGAAAGTAGTAACATATTAATTCAAGTGCAATAAGAATGAAGCGAAAATGAAATACTAAGTAGCACTCTACTCACGGTCAATGGCAACTAACTTCTACACCATACACATTAGTATCCCACTATCCAAAAAATTAAACGCCCCCCAAcccgaaaaaagaaaagaaagaaaatcgaACCAGACATTAACCCATATCTTAGCCCCTTtaaaagtagaaaaatataaagaactACTTAAATTCAAGTACAATGACAACGCCGTGGAACTGAAACACCAGGTGGTTTTCTTCTCTCTCgaattatggcttcttttatcaTTGGCAGTTTTTGGTGAACTTTCTTCCATATATGATTCACTGCACCATCCGCAGGTATTGGTCCAATACCACCTGGATGGCCATTATCATAGACAAAGATGGGCTGTACCCGAGCCATATTTTGGCGGAATCTGTCTTTCTGCTCTTTTGAAAAGCTTTGAAGATGACTGACTAGCCAGCTTGGTTTCAGGGCATCACTAACTGCTGCGAAGACAGAAAATTCTGCATAATCCACCATACCTTCAAATGGAAGCTCAATGTTGTCGCTGACAATGACAGGTATACAAAGACTTTGAATTGCATCAAAAAGTCGGCATGAAGTGGGTGTATCCCCAGCTGGATGCAGGCAAAACTCTGATGTTCGCATCCCTTTTATTGATTGTTCTCGCCCAGTTGCATTAGGGAAACCTTCCTCCATTATAACACCAGGTTCACTAACCAATAGATCCCATAACTTCTCTCTGATTATACCTCCCTGTAAATTGAAAGATTTGTCCATGGGATAACCATGGAACAGATATCGCGTTAGCTTTTCACAATTAAAAAGACCAGCATGACCATATGTCTGTTGGATTAGTATACATATGAATTATCAGTATCTATTTACAATAAAATACAAAGTGGAATCAATTTTCCAGTGCTTCATTGAGCAGGAATGGATTAGCTTAAGTTCCATGTTTGAtcataaggaaaaaaatcaGAGAATTCATTCCAaggattttaaatatttatcaccAACATTATGCTATACGCTTTTTATGATAATGAAGtctttcaaaattcaaagtagTCCCCCCAGTTGCTAAAAGGAAGACATGatgaataaaatttgattacaaAATTAGTCATTTTCGTTAAGTAACAGGTCATATAAATCCTTAATAGGTAAAAAAACTTCGTTCTTAATACAGTAGCAAACATCCAAAATGAATTCTCATAGTCTTTTAAGCAGttgattcatgcaaaaataaataactatgaAGTGTCAAAAGGTAAGGTCTTGGGTATGTGGTAGGAAATGTTGGGTCTACTCTTGTTAACACTAACAGTTCTCAAAGAGAAAACCAACATTTAGAACAATGAAAACAATTATGTACCTCTCACTAACAGTTTTCAGTAAATCAAAATGTCATTAAATAGTTTATGAATCATATTTGCCCAAATGACAGATATGATTAATACTTCCAGTGCATGTCGGAAACCATAtatgatgaaaagaaaaaaaccacAATGCTCCTCGTATTGCTATCATAAGCAAGCATTATACCAAAAACCATATATGATTAATACTTCCAGTGCATGTCGGAAACCATATATGATGAAAAGAAGTATTGCTATCATAAGCAAGCATTATACCAAAAATCTTGTAAGAGATCATCTATACCTAATGGCATATCCCACTTTTTTTGTGAAAACACAGGCAGAGAGTCACATCACTGGCATTATCAGCTTCctccacccccccccccccccccattttttTGTGAAAACATAGGCAGAGAGTAACATCACTGGCATTATGAGCTTCATTTGCAACAAACATAAGAAATGACAAGATAACTGAATAAATGCCTTTTATCTTGGGGACAGGGACTCTAATTGACTAATATGATAAATTCTTATCACAAGGCATGTCCAAAACATGAGGGAAGGTGTTTTATAACCAGAGACAGCAAGGAGAGATCATTTTGCCTTAAAAAACCTTCTGAACAACAATACTCCTTAGAATACATGCAaccaatgcaaaaaaaaaaatttcaaaaatatttttggagaAAAGCTAACACACGAATCTGCTTGAGTTTGGAACTGTCTTCTGCCTCACCAAGGGAGCAAAagcaattttcataaataaaccATTTCATAGATAAGACGGTATCGCTACACTCCACAGCTAAATTTATCTAAGAACATATGTATCCGATCAATGCGAAAATCTcataaagaaagaagtaaatcagaaagaaaaaaaaaaagaaccacttAACAAACTTGATCACTCACAACATCAACTGCATCTGTGTGCAATTCTTCACAGCATAAAAAATGTAACCGCAAcaactgcaatttaaaacctttggACAAGTGACGAAACATAAAGACTAACTAACCCGGTGCCTATGTTTAGCTCCTTTAAAATACAGAAGCTGGTGCCGCTCCTTGTTATCCGACAAGTCCAACCTGGGCAGCAGATGTGTGTACGGCACAATCACATCTTTAATCACAGAAACTTGCGTGTGCGGAATCACATCACTCTCGCTACAGTTTGAACCACCTCGGGAGTCAAGCCGGTACCAACCGCCAAAATCCACAACAAGCAGAACAGCAGGGGCAATCTCGTCCTTGACATGCCACATCGCCACCGGGTCTGCCAAACAACGCTtcagttttatttaatttaacacCCCTGACAAAATTGAAGATATAAGGTTGGTCTAGTGGGAAATGGGGGAGAGGTCACGGGTTCCAATCCTctgctaacaaaaactaaaaactaacatttgccGATAGAATTCAACCCACGACTAAACAAAATCATAACATAACCCCAAAAACAGTCACATTCATTCaacacaaaagaagaaaaaagatatatattttttttttttgcaaaacgcACCAGTTAGCACAAACACGTGGTCACGTCCGCCGGAGCGGTTCCAGGCATGGGTGTTTTTAACGGCGTCCATGACCTGCCTCTGCCGCTTGTAATCGTCGTTGTCGTGCTTCTTTCTGAAGGCGCCTTTGTTGGCGCCGAGCTGCATTTCGGCACTGAGCGTGGCGAAGAAGGGGACGAAAACGACGTCGGCGAGAAGCGGGTCGAGGATGCGCTTCGCGAAGGAGGTGGCGCGGTGTTGGGGAGGGGTCATGAGGTCGCCCGTGATCCAGTACTCGGCGCTGTACTGTTTGATGAGTGGGTTCTCGGGGTAAGGGGGAATCTTAGCCGTCCGATGGAGGGAGGAAGGGGGAGTGGTGTGATCGGCATCGGTGGGGAGACGGGAATCGGAGAAAGAGGACCAGTAGGTGTGGAGGAGGGCGTAGTTGAGGGATCGAGGGAGGTCGGCGACGTAGACGTTGATTGTGGAAGAGGAGAATGGAGAGAGAGAAGGGTGGAGGGTGGTTGTTGTTGTGGCGGTGGGGAagatgaggaagaggaagagggcgAGGGAGAGAATGGAGAAGAGGGTGCAGAGGAGGAAGAGCTTGGGGACGTATAAGGAGGGGTTTTTGTTGGGCTTTGCCGCGATCACAGGCATTGCTTTCCTTGTTTTCTGTGTGTTTCTTCTCTACTCGCTGATGATGTGATGTGCTTCAGTGTTAGATTTAGAACACACTCGAGGACAGGGGTTTTGAAATccaaatgtttccaaaataaaaatataaatttgcttaaaaaaatcttaaatctaaTTCaaactgatattttttttatttatttggattgttttttttaataaattcatagGTTCTGTTTGGAATGTGGTTGAAGTTTGtgaaatcaaaacaaaacaaatcaaactacaaatatttatatttattacttGCGTGTATAGGATTGcattataatttattctaagcataattcattttgtttttgtacaTGAACAACACAAATATATGTAAGATTGAATTATAATTCATTTacaaaaagtcaaaacatgttaattttttagatgCATAACAATTTATTAggtattttttggttttaatcctCCACTtagtgaagagaaaaaaaaatcctaattaagTTGGAGTTTACATGAGAGATaagtaaaatttgataaaaaaattatttttattaaaaataaaaaatattacatgaacAATTTAACTTTAAGTTTAACCCATTAATCATTTATGTTTAAACATTTGCTTATATGAATATAGAGAAATGCTAATGACACTCCTTCTAGCACTCTTTAtgattagttataatttattgaaaattataattttttttttataatttttcttctcatttcatAATTCTCTATCATGATTCATATTACATGTGAACAAAATCCtccaaaattgataattttttaaaaattctaatcggtcatagaaaaatatttaaaaaagtgtaagaaaaaaaaatactaatagcaGGAATGTATCTATTAGACATTGTTGGCTATAATATCTAAACAAGGTTTTGAATATTTAGTAGtattagtgtaattttttttagttaaattagatatttttttaaaactatataaggataaaattaaaaatattaaaaatcacaaaaattaatCCAAATCAAACCACGAATGATTTGTTTggtttaattcaaatttaatattatatttaaataaaatcacatctaatttttatattggatTCAAtgactttttaataaaaaaaattaaatcaaatcataTCACGAACACCCCTAACCCCTATTAAAAGAAAAGTACAGAAAATtagatttgattaaaaataataattcataaataaatgcgtccttaatttattttaggtttaattattattttattttcctaatttatttgttaagtttaatttggtttttttattattaaaattttcaattaaattctctattttttcaaaacttaaaaattattcaattagattcttttgtttttagaaGTTTTAATTagacactttattttttaaataaatttaatttgatcctatttttctttcatatgttctaaatttttttaaaaataagatgaaatttgattttatataaaatcaagttaaacctattttaaaaaataatggacCTAAGtgaaatttctaaaaataaaatattcctaataaaaatatttttaaaaattaaaaaacgtaattgaatatttgaataataaaaataccaaattaaattttaaaaattagaagattaAAATTCCAATTAAGCCTTAATTTTATGTGGTATAATCCAACTTACGGAATTTAATGCATCACCGTCTTcgtttatatatagatatactTGCTTCAATTATCTTTTGTGCTGTATACAAAACTACATACGGGGGACACTACGAAAAACAGGTCCCAAAACAATGTCCCTCAGCAGAAGATCACACCCACGAGGGGGTTCTGTTCTGTAGCAGGAACAACCCATAAGGCTCCACTATCGATTGGGTGAATTAATTCGcccaaaattattttagtttaacacTTTAACTAGAGTATGCTTAGATATCAGTTGGAAAACTTCAAACATACTTTTAGAACCTCAAATTCAATTTTGTATcatgtttgaattttcttaaaatttattttgttcacTTACGCTTGGGACACACTTGAGTTTGGATGAGAAACAACAAATTTAAAACCATTTGAGAATCTATCGAGCGAGCAAATATCTATCTCATTGTTTCAACGTAACTTTAGATAAGATAAATGCAACATCTTGAACCGAGTTATAATCAGTATTAGCGAAATGAAATGCAAAGTTAAACGAATTATCATGCATGATTTTAGAATTAATGACTTGGAATAAAATCAATTGAACTTCAATTGATAAGTTCAAATAAATGGGTAGAAATCAAAGAATTACacttaaaatgaaaaagtaaaggACACttgtaaaaatgtaaaaagataTCAAAATGTAACTGCACAACTTctaaaaggaaaacaatttaaataaagtGCCTGTAAAATgtacaatgaaattaataaaaaaatcaaatttaaaaggaaTGAGAATGATAAAGTGTGCAAGTTAAATCAAATGCTCGATTGAAGATACTTCatgtaaaaacaaaatgaaacacAGTCATCAATCTCACTCAAGAGTAATGCTAAAACTATATGCTTCCTATAATAATGCTGTAGTGATCAGCACCCTTACATCATTGCCTTGCACTATACAGTTTAAGATCCTTacaagggaaaaaaagaagaagagaaatagTAGAACTATCACCACAGCCTCTCAAGAGAAAAACAAACCTAACAATGAACAAATCTAAATCTTGAGCTCATCAATATTGTGGGCATTGCTGGTCGATGCCATCGAAACTCCATCGCtacctttgtttttgtttgcacTTGATGACTTATTCCCTTTTGAAGAATGAGTAATGCCTAAAGATATAAGATAATAAAAGCATTATCATATGATAAACCTAGTCAGCAATGGCATGTAACTGAAATGTAGGACTTCATATAAGAAGATAACGttttcaacatgaaaatattccATGCCAATGAAATATATTTGGTTGGGGAGGGGGATTCATAAGGAGAAAACATTGCCAACATGAAAGCATTCCAGAAAAACGTTTGTAGAAGTTATAACTTGTTAAATCATCAATCTAAAAACTAAATAGACGTATGTTAACAAATATGCGTGCATAGAAGTTATTACTTACTAAAATGTTGTAGGTTAAATATGTTACTCATTTTGAATactctaacttttttttattgaatccctaataaaacataactttttttttcttgttattttattttaattcttttaatatatattttttatttttatccctaAAATATGTAGATCTTTTGTTATTAGtttctatcaaatattttttaaaggaacACATGCAAAATGAACAGAATATCATAAGgactaaagtgaaaaaaataaatatattaaaaagactcaaataaaataacatgaatcaaaaatgatttttttgtgtgtataaaCACTCTTgacacttataattttttttatcacatcatatcacttattaaaCACATATAAGATTGAACACAAGGTAATTAAGAGtatttaatcttaaaaactTACGATAAATACTTTATTTGTCTCATGTACGATATACTtaatactaaataaataatattattagcagaacataatataaaataatgattattttttaagtaggAATTAATAACGCTGTAATCAATTTGAATCCTTGAGGCAGCCTATACATAAGTCTAATCTTGTTTTGAACAGGTTTATCAAAAAAGTAtttacagaaaataaaaaagacattataatttttcattttcacttctctcattcttttgaaaaaagttataactaattaaaatgatatatattttttaatttaataggcatgcgtatatatatatatatatatatatatatatatataaattttttatcgctatatatatgtattattcaataagtttaggttttttttatttcctagcATTTATAAATCCCCCTACGTTTTggatttcttttgatgaaccaATACTTTAGACAATTTTCGtaaatttaacataagaataaaaatatttataaaattttcttttgaaaccTCGATCGCTTTCCAGGATCCAggtcatatatataatatagatcCTATTcctactataattttttttacataagtaTTTATGCAGGTGTTATATTTTGATCAACTACAAATATCACTGttccataaaaaaaagtacaataaaTTTTGTCAGAATCAATTACAACATCCCGGTCAAACAGGAGGGACTTGTCTTTGTGtggaaaattgaaaaagtagCTGCAGCGTTTTCCTTGTTAATTGACGAGTTGAATACAgactaattaatatttgtgcAAATATCAGTTGAATAATAGATGATTGTTAACGTGTGGCAATTGCAAATAAATCATCAGAAGTAGGTAATAGCAAGATTGACGCATGTTATGaccattaatttattatatgtgtATGCGTTACctttattaaatttgttttgatatatattaattatgaaagTTATTATTAGTGTGTTTTCATATTGAAGAATCAATTTCTTTCCTAGAATATTTTCTACTTAGGtgagacttgagagactaatgatCCTTTGTACAAGTGATTTACATTTTACTAATAAACTTtcaacaaacatctttgttCCATCCATAGGAAAAAGTGCTTTTTGTCTGACATAGGGGAAGGAGTCCTCCAAATACGTAAGGGTTGCTCTTGAGTCTTGATGCGCCTCAAATCTCGCAAGAAGATCAGCAACTTCATTAGCCTCTCTTTATTGACACAAGCAAATGCACCAAAAGTCTTTTGGAAAAAATCCAGTATCCTCATTAACATGAAGCGTACCTTTGAACAAATATCCTGTTCCATAATTAACAGAATGTGAATTCgatttttgttgaaaatatgAGAATCTTATGGATGGATAATTAATCTGTGTCAAagggtgaaaaatatttaaaatatctagATAAGAAGAAGGATATATACAGATATGcagaattattaatatatacagAATGGGTGTGCCATTGAACTTTCTAAAGTATTTCCTTTATTCTGGAATTAGTTTGTAGAAAACCATGTAAATGCAGTCTTACATAATATGTTACATTCaacctaaaaaaatttgtaGCTTACTTATTTCTGCTATTGACATTCTTAGGAAATAAGCATGAAGTACATCTAGTGAATTTAATTGTGATGTATATTATTCTTGGCCAGTATATATCCTATTAATTAATACTTTGAAATGCTCCTAGCAAAGTAAATAAAAGACTTGCTGATAGAGTGCTAAAATTAAACTACTAATGTAAAGACTAAGAAACTAACGTTAACTAAGTTAAGAGAGAAGATAAAACAAAGACGGTCATTTGCATGGATAATAATAGGTAAAGataaatacacatatataatcTTAAGTGATACCAATCTATAGATAATAATTATTCAAGTATCAacatcatatatattattttaaacataaataaaataaaaattaacttaaaaatatctAACTTCATCATATATAATCtttcaatcattttattttgtggCTAGAGTCCATCCTATCATttgattaaaagtatttttattcaCTAATCACAACAATAATGTGTGCCCTTTGAACTTTCCACAAAaccattataataatttattcataATAACTATGAAAAAGGAGAATGTGGGGAAACAAAACCCCTTTCGTTTCTCTATCTCTCTTTACATATTTACTGTgtataaaacaaatgaaattttaatagaaaGGTTTTACGTACCAGTATAGCTATGCTAGCTGCTAATTGGACCTCAACGGAAGGAGTTCATTTTGACGACCACCATGACATAAAGTCGGTCTCTCAAGTCATAAAGAAAGTTGAAGTAAGTGTGcctccattttttatttaagaaaatggcACAACAAACTCCCAAAAAGCTCATCACAAATCCAGACTCTATTCCAATATAAAACCATGGCAAAAAATCAGATTCATCCCCATCTTCATCCATTGGCTTTGTGTCTCTAGATTTACCATCTTGCaagcatatttttgtgagtggAGGTCCACAAATATCACGATTGCCTATATAACTGAGTTCACTGAACCCTTGAAGCTGTGTGCCTGATGGTATTTTGCCTGTCAAATTGTTGTATGATAGGTTTAAGTAACTGAGAAAGGACAATTTGGACAAGCCCTCTGGAATTTCACCTCAAAGTTGGTTTGTTGAAAAATCAAGGGACTCCAAGTTTCTCATGTTGCCAATCTCATTTGGAATTTTTCCCATTAATTGATTGTGGGACAAGTTCAAAGAGCGCAATGCAGTGAGGCTAAATATTTGGGGAGGTATTGTTCCAGACAAATTGTTACTCGACATATCAATTAAGCtcataaagtgcagattttttcCATATTCTAATACTTGACCTTTTATAACCAGCTCAAGACTCTCGTAAAAGTAGTAGATGTAACCCTTAATAGTTGAAggggagaaaaaagaaatcttGGTCTCTGAAGCATTGTTGAAAACTAAGGCTGTGATATTATGCAGGCATGTGGGTATATTTCCTGAGATTGTGTTATCTGCAATATCCAAAATAATGAGGAAAGACATTTGGCATATCTGTGTTGGGATATTACCGCTAAAACTATTGGACCTTAATTGGAGAGTCATTACACTGTGCGGTATCCAGTTTGATATATTTCCTGAAAAGTTGTTTTCACGAACATTAAAGATCAGTAGAGAGCGGCAATTTTGCAGCGAAAGAGGAATCTCTCCATAGAACTTATTATCATGCAGATGCAACGAGGTAAGACTAGATAATAGGCCCATTGATGGGGGTATCTTGCCTGTTAGATTGTTGCTTCCCAAGTTAATATGAACCAATGATTTCCAATTCATCCAGCAATTTGTAAGCCCTCCAGATAGATTATTTAGAGATATGTCCAAGTAAACCAAATTGCTTTTCTCATTCAGCATCTTATGATCACATATGAAGGGAGAGATGTTTCCTGATAACGAGTTGTTTGATAACCTCACAAAGACCACGTTGGATGATAATTGAGGCAGGTAACCTTTCAGATCATTTGATGATACATCTAAGAATGTAGAGTTCAACAACACGTTTGACAAGTCCCCATCTATCAAATTTTCTCGTAACTGAAGTTCAGTCACTCTTGAtacaaaattccaaaatttgcctTGGGCCTTAAATGATGATTCGCAAATACACAGAAGTTCAATAGATCTTTGTGCATATAACCACTCAGGAAGATAGGGACCTGCAAACCCAAAAACTAGTATTTCAAGTTGAAAAGGTGGAACCCAGTGGGActcaaaatcaaatattaatggTGGTGATGAGTATATATccaatatctttaattttgacAGTTTGACGAAATTTCTCTCAGACACAACTCCTGTCAATTGATTTCGGCCAACAGCCAAGACAATTAAGGATGAAAGGTTTCCCAAATTTATGGGAATGGATCCAAAAAACATGTTTCTTACAAGATTAAGATATTGTAAATGTTCAAGTTCGCCTAACCAATTTGGAATTGGTCCACTTAAGTTATTGGATTCCAATATCAAGgcttccaagagttgaagattTAACAATGCCTTTGGTAGTTGTCCTCTTAAAGAACTTGAGTAAAGGTAAATATCAGAGATGCCACAACTAAGGTTGAATAACCATTTAGGCAACTCggagtaaaatttatttttagaaagatCAAGAACTCGGAGTGCAGTAAAATTAGCATATTGAAGAGACGGACTCAAGTCTTTAAGTTGACAACCATCCATGCGGAGCTCTGAAAGTGATGGAAGCATAGTTACAAGTTGAAGCCAATTAGTTTCCTTGTGAAGATTAATGCCATTGAGGTTGAGATATTCCAAGGAGGAAATGAAACAAAGCCACTGAAGACTATTCATGGCAAGATTCTCGTTAAGTGATAGGTCAAGATATCGAAGAGCTGAAGAGTTTACACACTGGCGAGGAGGAGTAGCTACAGATAGGTTATGACAATTCTGACTATGCATAGAATCAaacttgatagctaagaagtcATTATTGCTCAAAtccaagtaatttaaaaattcaaactcCAACAACAACAAGGATAGGTAAATGGAACCTGTGAGGCAGTGTGATTTATCTTCTTCGTCAATGTAAGTTGGAGGAATCGTAGAACATGGGAGACTAAGTTGAGTAACTCTAGTTGTGATGTTGTCACACTTGACTCCTCTCCATCCACAACAATCTTGTTGGGTGGACCATGAAGAGAGCATGTCTGATGGATCTATGATTCCTTACTTGAAGTTTAAGAGAGCTTGCTTGTCTTTGTGGTTGCAGTGGATACTGAAACTACAAGTGTCAGTGTTGAACATGATTGCGCATAGCAACCATGCAAAGATGAATGTATATCGAGAGGGAGATGTATTCATGATTACAAGGGAAATGAAGGAATGTCTAGGGATGGATGGCTTGAACTTGGTTCAGGAAATCTCTATTTATATAGTTCTAAGTTTGTCATTCATACGTCCCTCTTGATCTACAATAAAATATTGTGttcaataagaaaatataagtaGCATTGCAACGAATTAGACAAAGAAATTTCCTCGCAGTAACGTTGCTTGGAAAAATGTGTACCCTCCCACGAAAACGATTTTGGAAACACATCCAAATCACAGAAAAGGAGTGTTCAAAGTCATATAAGGGACCATGAAGAAGCATTGTAATTCCAACGATTTTAAGATTACAtgctcaaattttaaaattaaaggagtGTTCAAAGTCATATGGTTatctggtaaaaaaaatatagttatgaatttaaatattttctaaactATTGGGTTtccataatacaaaaaataatgtattctTTTTTAGGAAATAAACAATCTTTTTGTAATGCTTTGCATAGTTGTCTATAGTGGCAAATTCAAAACTCTGGGTGAATGgagacaatttattttaaaaagttaataattatatttaattatttatttagccTTTATACTTGtactatttttatgttttggtctttatattatatataaaaacgaGACGTTTTAGTCTAtacacttttaatttcattttgttttttttatctttaaggatCTCTTAACTATGTTAATTAACACCACCAATTTTGATAGATTAACCATGTCATTTTGGTCTCAAATCATCacaaatttattgataaaatcataaattttggtAGTTTAACcgtcatcacaaattttttGACAAAGTTAAGATATAGTTCTGGAGCAGAATTAAAAATGTATGTGGAGAGACCAAAATGATTAGTTTGTTGATgtagggattaaaaaaaatggtgcaTGACGAAATGATCatgagtaattaaatttaattattatcatacatatgaatgaaaatgagatgtgataagatgaaatgaaattt comes from Glycine soja cultivar W05 chromosome 20, ASM419377v2, whole genome shotgun sequence and encodes:
- the LOC114402147 gene encoding receptor-like protein EIX2 — its product is MLSSWSTQQDCCGWRGVKCDNITTRVTQLSLPCSTIPPTYIDEEDKSHCLTGSIYLSLLLLEFEFLNYLDLSNNDFLAIKFDSMHSQNCHNLSVATPPRQCVNSSALRYLDLSLNENLAMNSLQWLCFISSLEYLNLNGINLHKETNWLQLVTMLPSLSELRMDGCQLKDLSPSLQYANFTALRVLDLSKNKFYSELPKWLFNLSCGISDIYLYSSSLRGQLPKALLNLQLLEALILESNNLSGPIPNWLGELEHLQYLNLVRNMFFGSIPINLGNLSSLIVLAVGRNQLTGVVSERNFVKLSKLKILDIYSSPPLIFDFESHWVPPFQLEILVFGFAGPYLPEWLYAQRSIELLCICESSFKAQGKFWNFVSRVTELQLRENLIDGDLSNVLLNSTFLDVSSNDLKGYLPQLSSNVVFVRLSNNSLSGNISPFICDHKMLNEKSNLVYLDISLNNLSGGLTNCWMNWKSLVHINLGSNNLTGKIPPSMGLLSSLTSLHLHDNKFYGEIPLSLQNCRSLLIFNVRENNFSGNISNWIPHSVMTLQLRSNSFSGNIPTQICQMSFLIILDIADNTISGNIPTCLHNITALVFNNASETKISFFSPSTIKGYIYYFYESLELVIKGQVLEYGKNLHFMSLIDMSSNNLSGTIPPQIFSLTALRSLNLSHNQLMGKIPNEIGNMRNLESLDFSTNQL
- the LOC114401716 gene encoding probable arabinosyltransferase ARAD1, encoding MPVIAAKPNKNPSLYVPKLFLLCTLFSILSLALFLFLIFPTATTTTTLHPSLSPFSSSTINVYVADLPRSLNYALLHTYWSSFSDSRLPTDADHTTPPSSLHRTAKIPPYPENPLIKQYSAEYWITGDLMTPPQHRATSFAKRILDPLLADVVFVPFFATLSAEMQLGANKGAFRKKHDNDDYKRQRQVMDAVKNTHAWNRSGGRDHVFVLTDPVAMWHVKDEIAPAVLLVVDFGGWYRLDSRGGSNCSESDVIPHTQVSVIKDVIVPYTHLLPRLDLSDNKERHQLLYFKGAKHRHRGGIIREKLWDLLVSEPGVIMEEGFPNATGREQSIKGMRTSEFCLHPAGDTPTSCRLFDAIQSLCIPVIVSDNIELPFEGMVDYAEFSVFAAVSDALKPSWLVSHLQSFSKEQKDRFRQNMARVQPIFVYDNGHPGGIGPIPADGAVNHIWKKVHQKLPMIKEAIIRERRKPPGVSVPRRCHCT